From a region of the Nonlabens sp. Hel1_33_55 genome:
- a CDS encoding asparaginase, protein MLMKPKILLIYTGGTIGMIKDPATKALKAFNFKELLLHIPELRHLECEITTLSYDSPIDSSNMNLSHWQEMGSTINENYDNYDGFVILHGSDTMAYTGSALSFMFEHLTKPIILTGSQLPIGDLRTDAKENLITTIELAAQRNAGRPIIQEVCIYFEYQLYRANRTVKVSADRFEAFTSPNYPPLAVSGVHLKIEQNLLWHHDYDEFAAVMDDKHAFAKAKKSNQIATIQRMNYRPDFVKEVVVLKLFPAITKEVVEAICSIQGLRGIVLETYGSGNAPSESWFIEILKKTLDRGVYIVNVTQCRGGAVDMGKYETSIQLKSIGMVSGKDITTESALAKMMYLLNYTNTLEDFKYYFEKSLRGELSI, encoded by the coding sequence TTGCTTATGAAGCCTAAAATACTTCTTATTTATACTGGTGGTACCATTGGGATGATCAAAGACCCAGCCACCAAAGCGCTTAAGGCTTTCAACTTCAAGGAACTATTACTACATATTCCAGAGCTACGTCACCTAGAGTGTGAGATTACAACGCTATCCTACGATAGTCCCATAGATTCATCAAATATGAATTTATCCCACTGGCAGGAAATGGGTAGTACGATCAATGAGAATTACGACAACTATGATGGCTTTGTAATCCTACACGGTAGTGATACCATGGCCTATACCGGTAGTGCTCTTAGTTTTATGTTTGAACATCTTACTAAACCCATTATCTTGACCGGCTCGCAATTACCCATCGGTGATTTACGTACAGATGCTAAGGAGAATCTTATTACCACAATAGAACTGGCCGCTCAAAGGAATGCTGGTAGACCTATTATTCAAGAAGTTTGTATCTATTTTGAATACCAGTTGTATCGCGCTAACCGTACGGTTAAGGTAAGTGCAGATCGCTTTGAGGCTTTCACTTCGCCTAATTATCCGCCTCTAGCGGTGAGTGGAGTGCACTTGAAAATCGAACAGAATCTGTTGTGGCACCATGATTATGATGAGTTTGCCGCGGTGATGGATGATAAGCACGCTTTCGCGAAAGCGAAAAAATCGAATCAAATTGCAACGATCCAGCGTATGAACTACCGGCCAGATTTTGTCAAGGAAGTGGTGGTTCTCAAACTGTTTCCTGCCATAACAAAGGAAGTTGTGGAGGCCATTTGCTCTATCCAAGGTTTGCGTGGTATCGTATTAGAAACCTATGGTAGCGGGAATGCACCTAGCGAGTCATGGTTTATAGAAATTTTGAAAAAGACTCTTGATCGCGGCGTTTACATCGTTAATGTTACCCAATGTCGTGGTGGTGCTGTAGATATGGGTAAATATGAAACCAGTATCCAACTTAAGTCTATTGGAATGGTGTCTGGCAAGGATATTACCACAGAATCTGCGCTGGCCAAAATGATGTATCTGCTCAACTATACTAATACCCTGGAAGATTTCAAATACTATTTTGAGAAATCATTGCGAGGCGAATTATCGATATAA
- a CDS encoding 1-acyl-sn-glycerol-3-phosphate acyltransferase codes for MAIYDDIRFFNDEEVSIALQSAVRHPMIKTLFKYTFPDKSEEEIKEIVLSCNSINDFQRDVISVTVERILDETSAGLTTSGFEDLDSAQTYLYISNHRDIVLDTCLINLTLFKHDLIRTASAIGDNLVQRPFVNALSKLTRNFIVKRGGTPRETLMSSKTLSEYIEYLLKEQDRSVWIAQRQGRTKDGNDVTEQGVLKMIALAAGKRSVGEYLNSLKIVPVSISYEYDPTDILKVPELLAKKAQTEYIKSENEDFNSILKGALGQKKHIHITASKPLSLDECSDEATNHVLQQLVTQLNAIIQRNYKLWPTNYIAYDLLHETREYEKFYSKKDQAQFERRLRLRVDIKDPEALKSFLSMYARPVINKEQLELAYEA; via the coding sequence TTGGCGATTTACGACGACATACGATTTTTCAATGATGAAGAGGTTTCCATTGCGCTGCAAAGTGCAGTGCGTCATCCTATGATAAAAACTCTTTTCAAATATACTTTTCCAGATAAGTCTGAAGAGGAGATTAAGGAAATAGTGCTGTCCTGTAATTCTATCAATGACTTCCAGCGTGATGTAATATCAGTTACTGTGGAGCGTATACTGGATGAAACGAGTGCTGGTTTAACCACGTCAGGATTTGAAGATCTTGACAGTGCGCAGACCTATTTATACATCTCAAACCATCGAGATATTGTCCTGGATACCTGCTTGATCAATTTGACCTTATTCAAACATGATCTGATTCGAACCGCTAGTGCGATAGGTGATAATCTGGTGCAGCGACCGTTTGTAAATGCATTAAGTAAATTGACCCGCAATTTTATTGTGAAGCGCGGTGGCACACCACGGGAAACCTTAATGAGTAGTAAAACCTTGAGCGAGTACATAGAATACCTACTCAAAGAACAAGATCGAAGCGTATGGATTGCCCAGCGTCAGGGACGTACTAAAGATGGAAATGATGTGACGGAACAAGGCGTTCTCAAAATGATCGCGCTTGCCGCTGGGAAAAGATCTGTTGGTGAATATTTGAACTCACTCAAAATCGTACCCGTTTCCATATCTTACGAATACGACCCTACGGATATACTTAAAGTTCCAGAGCTTCTTGCCAAAAAAGCGCAAACAGAATACATCAAATCTGAGAACGAAGACTTCAATAGCATTTTGAAAGGAGCTTTGGGACAGAAAAAACACATCCATATCACCGCTTCCAAGCCATTGTCACTTGATGAATGCAGTGATGAAGCAACTAATCACGTGCTTCAACAATTGGTTACACAGCTAAATGCTATTATCCAGCGCAATTATAAGTTGTGGCCTACCAATTACATTGCCTACGACCTTTTGCATGAGACTAGAGAATATGAGAAGTTCTACAGTAAAAAAGATCAGGCACAGTTTGAGCGTAGATTACGCCTGCGTGTGGATATCAAAGATCCTGAAGCGTTAAAGAGTTTCCTGAGTATGTATGCCAGACCGGTCATCAATAAGGAACAACTCGAGCTTGCTTATGAAGCCTAA
- a CDS encoding TatD family hydrolase, which yields MILTDTHTHLYSDQFDEDRTAMVQRAMDAGVKRFFLPAIDSETTDAMVQLQREFPDHIHLMAGLHPTHVKENYREELDHVAQLLENGNYVAIGEIGVDLYWDKSTKEIQMQAFHEQIEWALERDLPIVIHCRDAFDEVFEVLERFDGQGLKGIFHCFTGTLEQAQRAIKCGMKLGIGGVVTFKNGKIDQFLHEIDLKHIVLETDAPYLSPTPYRGKRNESAYLKLVAEKVATIYDKTLAEIAEVTTSNSCEVFGV from the coding sequence ATGATTTTGACAGATACACATACTCATTTATATAGCGACCAATTTGATGAAGATCGCACGGCAATGGTCCAGCGAGCGATGGATGCTGGTGTGAAGCGGTTTTTCCTGCCCGCGATTGATTCTGAAACTACGGATGCCATGGTGCAACTGCAGCGTGAATTTCCAGATCATATTCATTTGATGGCAGGACTGCATCCTACTCATGTCAAGGAAAATTATCGAGAAGAATTAGATCATGTAGCCCAGCTTTTGGAAAATGGAAACTATGTCGCTATAGGTGAGATAGGAGTAGACCTTTATTGGGATAAGTCTACTAAAGAGATCCAGATGCAGGCATTTCATGAGCAGATTGAATGGGCACTGGAGCGTGATTTGCCTATTGTAATTCACTGCAGAGATGCTTTTGACGAGGTTTTTGAGGTTTTGGAACGATTTGACGGTCAAGGTCTAAAAGGAATATTCCATTGCTTTACAGGAACTTTAGAACAGGCGCAACGCGCCATTAAATGCGGAATGAAACTTGGAATAGGCGGAGTCGTTACCTTCAAAAATGGTAAGATTGATCAATTCCTGCATGAAATTGACCTAAAACATATTGTTCTTGAAACAGATGCGCCTTACTTATCGCCCACGCCATATCGCGGCAAACGTAATGAGAGTGCCTATTTGAAATTGGTAGCCGAAAAGGTGGCCACTATATATGACAAGACCCTAGCTGAAATAGCAGAGGTCACAACGTCAAATTCGTGTGAAGTGTTCGGTGTCTAG